The genomic interval TGATTCTTCGATTGAAATGACGGTGCAACGCGCTCCATTTAAAGTTAATTTGGTAAGATTACAAAACCAACATTTTCACGACACCTTACGCAAAAAACTAATGTGGGGAATTGATAGGAGGAATTGATGGTGCAGAGACAGTGAGGAATTTGTTTGTTCTCTCACTCGCGCCAGTTTTCAGACTGGTGTGTTTTAATCATTAATAAAACAATCTATGTTCAAGGTTTTATCCATTAAAAATCAACCTCTGACAATGAGATGTTTTGATTGCCTATAAGCTGATCTAAATTTCAAATATCTCACTCGCTAACCCTCTGGCTCGAATGAGGCCCTACTCTTCTTCAGCTGGATTAGGAAAGCATGAAAGTTTGAAAGGTGCAAGGCTTGAAGATTTTTTAAAACTTAGTTGTAAAGTATCACAAACACTTCCGCTATTTGCACCTAAATCATAATATTTTAAATTTGGAAAATAACAGCGTTAGTCCAACAAAAAACAAATGCGAAGATGACAAGCAAAGTATCTAAAATTAAGAACGGCACAATGCAATTTGATGCACAGAATAACAATCTAGGAAGTTGTATTTTAATTTTATTATCAAACGCAAATTGCTTGAACCATCCGCGTTGGAAATGGCTCATTATGAGGGATTGCCAAACCGCAACAGTTTTCCTTTGTTGATGCCAAGTCAAAGAATCAGTATCAAATTGAAAAATGTAATTGTAATTGGAGGCATATAAAAATCTCCCCTACTCGTCCGCGTTTGCAACGCGGATGCCTTGAAGTATGCGTTTGCAACGCATGCAACAATAAATTCCGCTTAAAATAATTAAAACAAAATGTACCTACTATTCCATGCCTTGTAAGGTTTTTAATTTGTGAAAATAACAGCAGATAGTCCAACAAAAAAACAATTGCGAAGATGTCAAGCAAAGCTCTAAAAATTAAGAACCGCACAATGAAAAGCTTTACAAGAATAAGGGGGGTATCATAGGAAAGCAGTATTTTTAGTTATTGCGTTACAAACGCAAATTTTATCCATCCGCGTTGCAAACGCGGACGAGTAGGGGGAGTAGAGTGCGTAAACTGCATACATCTACAAAACAAAAAAGCGATTCATTTCTGAATCGCTCACTAGTAGCGGGGGCCCGACTCGAACGGACGTCCGCCAGCCGGCGGATATGAGCCCAACGAGCTAATTTATTAGTGACCAAATAAATTCTCTTCCCTTAGCTGATTTAAGTTGTTTTTCTCTTTTTAATGCTTCGGCTTTAAGTTCAAATATTTCAGTATAGATTAGCTTCCAAGGTCTATATTTAACAGTATATCCTTTAGTTGCAAGTTCATTGTGAGAAGCTAACCTAGCAATAATATCAGAAGTATAACCCACATAAATTTTACTAAATTTTTCTGAAAATAAAACGTAAACAGTATAAATTATTGGAAACAAAAAAAGCGATTCATTTCTGAATCGCTCACTAGTAGCGGGGGCCCGACTCGAACGGACGTCCGCCAGCCGGCGGATATGAGCCCAACGAGTTAATTTATTAGTGACCAAATAAATTCTCTTCCCTTAGCTGATTTAAGTTGTTTTTCTCTTCTTAATGCTTCGGCTTTAAGTTCAAATATTTCAGTATAGATTAGCTTCCAAGGTCTATATTTAATAGTATATCCTTTAGTTGCAAGTTCATTGTGAGAAGTTAACCTAGCAATAATATCAGAAGTATAACCCACATAAATTTTACTAAATTTTTCTGAAAATAAAACGTAAACAGTATACATTATTGGAAACAAAAAAAGCGATTCATTTCTGAATCGCTCACTAGTAGCGGGGGCCCGACTCGAACGGACGACCTTTGGGTTATGAGCCCAACGAGCTACCAACTGCTCCACCCCGCAATATATTTTAAGAACAAAATCTTCAATCACAAACAACTCGAACGGACGTCCGCCAGCTGGCGGATATGAGCCCAACGAGCTACCAAAGCTCCAACGTATTTACTATTTTAAGAACAAAATCTTCAATCACAAACAACTCGAACGGACGTCCGCCAGCTGGCGGATATGAGCCCAACGAGCTACCAACTGCTCCACCCCGCAATATATTTTAAGAACACAATCAAAATCTAACAACTCAGAACGGACGTCCGCCAACTGGCGGATATGAGCCCAACGAGCTACCCAAGCTCTATGCTGCACTTTTAATTGTATAAAGTTTTACATTTAAAACCCTAGCTATACACGTTTGGTGCTTAAATTTTGGGAGCGCAAATATATATTTTGTTTCTTTGCAAACAAAATAAAAATAAAAGTGGGCCATAAATCAGGGTTTGTAAATATTATCGGTTGTCCAAATGTTGGTAAATCAACCCTAATGAATGCCATGGTGGGTGAAAAAATATCTATTATCACCTCAAAAGCGCAAACTACCCGTCATCGTATTATGGGTATAGTGAGTGGCAACGATTTTCAAATTGTATATTCTGATACACCAGGGGTGTTAAATCCAAATTACAAACTACATGAAAGTATGATGAAGTTTGTAAGCTCCGCCATTTCAGATGCCGATATTATTTTATTCGTTACCGATATTTATGAAGATACTAAGCTCGACAGCGCAACCCTCGAAAAAATTAAGCATGCAACTGTCCCTGTTATCTTAGTTATCAATAAAGTGGACCTCTCCACACAAGAAAAACTAGAAGAAAAAACAAGCTACTGGAAAAGTGAAATTCCTAAAGCCGAAATAATTCCTATGTCGGCTTTGAGAGGTTTTAATGTAAAATATTTGTTTGATAGAATCATAACACTTTTACCGGAATCACCTGCCTATTACGATAAAGAACAGTTTACCGATAAACCCGAAAAGTTTTTTGTTTCGGAAATCATACGTGAAAAAATTCTGAAATTTTACTCCAAAGAAATACCCTA from Bacteroidota bacterium carries:
- a CDS encoding GIY-YIG nuclease family protein; translation: MYTVYVLFSEKFSKIYVGYTSDIIARLASHNELATKGYTVKYRPWKLIYTEIFELKAEALKREKQLKSAKGREFIWSLIN
- a CDS encoding GIY-YIG nuclease family protein, producing the protein MYTVYVLFSEKFSKIYVGYTSDIIARLTSHNELATKGYTIKYRPWKLIYTEIFELKAEALRREKQLKSAKGREFIWSLIN
- the era gene encoding GTPase Era — its product is MGHKSGFVNIIGCPNVGKSTLMNAMVGEKISIITSKAQTTRHRIMGIVSGNDFQIVYSDTPGVLNPNYKLHESMMKFVSSAISDADIILFVTDIYEDTKLDSATLEKIKHATVPVILVINKVDLSTQEKLEEKTSYWKSEIPKAEIIPMSALRGFNVKYLFDRIITLLPESPAYYDKEQFTDKPEKFFVSEIIREKILKFYSKEIPYSVEVVVDAFKDEPTILKIRSEIMVARESQKGIIIGHQGKALKKVGTEARHDLEEFFQKKVFLELHVKVNKDWRDSDMQLKKFGYNL